One region of Vigna angularis cultivar LongXiaoDou No.4 chromosome 10, ASM1680809v1, whole genome shotgun sequence genomic DNA includes:
- the LOC108335793 gene encoding eukaryotic translation initiation factor 5A, protein MSDEEHHFESKADAGASKTYPQQAGTIRKNGYIVIKNRPCKVVEVSTSKTGKHGHAKCHFVGIDIFTGKKLEDIVPSSHNCDVPHVNRTDYQLIDISEDGFVSLLTDSGGTKDDLRLPTDESLLTQIKDGFAEGKDLVVSVMSAMGEEQICALKDIGPK, encoded by the exons ATGTCGGACGAGGAACACCACTTTGAGTCAAAGGCTGATGCTGGAGCATCAAAGACATATCCCCAACAAGCTGGAACTATCCGCAAAAATGGATACATTGTAATCAAGAACAGGCCATGCAAG GTTGTGGAAGTTTCAACTTCCAAAACTGGCAAGCATGGACACGCAAAGTGTCACTTTGTTGGAATTGACATCTTCACAGGCAAAAAGCTTGAGGATATTGTGCCATCTTCCCATAACTGTGAT GTTCCTCATGTCAATCGCACTGACTACCAGCTCATTGATATATCAGAGGATGGATTT GTAAGTCTGCTGACTGACAGTGGTGGTACTAAGGATGACCTTAGGCTTCCAACCGATGAAAGTCTGCTTACGCAG ATCAAGGATGGATTTGCTGAGGGCAAAGATCTGGTTGTGTCTGTTATGTCTGCAATGGGAGAGGAGCAGATTTGTGCACTTAAGGACATTGGTCCCAAGTAA
- the LOC108336004 gene encoding isopentenyl phosphate kinase — protein MEKNKNQSQTLTSSPLSPFTPSIRCIVKLGGAAVTCKDELEMINEEVLQKVSEQLRQAMIASSEKPPGMDWSKRPGGSEICCNPEEFGDHSAMECSPFIVVHGAGSFGHFQASKSGVHKGQLNKPLVKGGFVATRISVTTLNLEIVRALAREGIPSIGMSPFSCGWLTSERHISSADLSSVAKAIDSGFTPVLHGDAVLDEIQGCTILSGDVIISHLAAYSKPKYVVFLTDVYGVYDRPPTEPDAILLKEIAVADDGSWSVVKPKLQNSIELTVAAHDTTGGMKTKISEAAMIAKHGIDVYIVKAATSHSLRALNGDLRSSIPDDWLGTVVRSLR, from the exons ATGGAGAAGAACAAGAATCAGAGCCAAACACTCACTTCCTCACCCCTTTCTCCTTTCACTCCATCAATCCGTTGCATAGTCAAACTCG GAGGAGCTGCGGTTACTTGCAAAGATGAATTGGAGATGATAAATGAGGAGGTTCTTCAGAAGGTTTCAGAACAGCTGAGGCAAGCTATGATTGCATCTTCTGAGAAGCCTCCCGGGATGGATTGGAGCAAGAGACCTGGAGGGTCAGAAATCTGTTGCAATCCGGAAGAATTTGGAGATCATTCTGCTATGGAATGTAGCCCTTTCATTGTGGTTCATGGAGCAG GTTCTTTTGGGCACTTCCAAGCTAGCAAATCTGGTGTCCACAAGGGGCAGTTGAATAAACCTCTTGTCAAAGGAGGCTTTGTTGCTACCCGAATATCT GTAACCACTCTTAATCTGGAAATTGTTAGAGCACTAGCCAGAG AGGGAATTCCTTCAATTGGAATGTCACCTTTCTCATGTGGATGGTTAACCAGTGAGAGACAT ATATCTTCAGCTGATTTATCTTCAGTGGCTAAGGCAATTGATTCTGGTTTTACACCT GTTCTGCACGGAGATGCAGTGCTTGATGAGATTCAG GGATGCACTATTTTGAGTGGAGATGTTATCATAAGTCATCTGGCAGCGTACTCAAAACCtaaatatgttgtttttctA ACAGATGTATATGGGGTATATGATCGCCCTCCAACAGAACCTGATGCAATACTCTTAAAGGAGATTG CTGTTGCTGACGATGGAAGCTGGTCAGTTGTAAAACCGAAGTTGCAGAACTCAA TTGAACTGACAGTTGCTGCTCATGATACAACTGGTGGGATGAAAACAAAGATATCAGAAGCTGCAATGATAGCAAAACACGGAATTGATGTCTACATTGTTAAG GCAGCTACAAGCCACTCACTAAGGGCCTTAAATGGAGATCTGAGAAGCAGCATCCCTGATGACTGGCTTGGGACTGTTGTTCGGTCCTTGAGATAA